Proteins encoded within one genomic window of Desulfosalsimonas propionicica:
- a CDS encoding SLC13 family permease produces MTPEMLLTMIVLVFVIVLFVFEWVRVDVVGILMMVLLPLLGLISPKDAFVGLSSNAVVSIIAVIIMGAGLDKTGVMNQVASPIIKIAGKSESRIITFIGGTVGLISALMQNIGAAALFLPAAQRIAKRIGLPVSRILMPMGFCAIIGGTLTLVGASPTILLNDLMTIGGEKLEPFGLFTQTPIGICLLISAIVYFIVFGRFILPASKGESDEGVTNALMQAYRAFETIYEIHIPEDAKTTGTLADLGVQTRYLVTAVAVGHAAEKDKNFVPRSSEELRPGDDLAVVGRRKNVMKMADEMGWEVKDTLESFAETLSRTSAGMAETIVSPRSELIGKTMSEVDFKTIYGVTPLALFKGNRIYYSGLTHITLNMGDTLLLFGPWERFHILKNHPQPRSLTFSTPLEGEILRPEKAKLALVWLGVALLQVIFLKMQLSVALMSGALGMIITGVLKIDEAYRAVDWMTVFLLAGLIPLGMAFEQTGTAAYIAEGVLGVLGEPAPIVLLGVIGLMTSFFTLVISNVGATVLLVPLCMNMAMMAGGDPRMAALVVGLSASNTFVLPTHQVNALVMRPGSYRTVDYAKAGAGMTVLFLAVELAVLYFFYGI; encoded by the coding sequence CGCTTCTGGGGCTTATCTCCCCAAAAGATGCTTTTGTGGGTCTGAGCAGTAATGCGGTGGTATCCATTATTGCCGTGATCATCATGGGCGCCGGTCTTGACAAGACCGGCGTGATGAACCAGGTGGCCAGCCCGATCATAAAGATTGCCGGCAAAAGCGAAAGCCGCATTATTACCTTTATCGGTGGCACGGTTGGACTCATTTCGGCCCTGATGCAGAACATCGGCGCTGCTGCCCTGTTTCTGCCGGCCGCCCAGCGCATTGCAAAGCGCATCGGCCTTCCGGTTTCCCGAATTCTGATGCCCATGGGATTTTGCGCCATTATCGGCGGCACTCTGACCCTGGTGGGTGCCAGCCCCACGATTTTGTTAAACGACCTGATGACCATCGGCGGGGAAAAGCTTGAGCCCTTTGGGCTGTTTACACAGACCCCCATTGGTATCTGCCTGCTGATTTCTGCCATCGTTTATTTCATTGTTTTCGGCCGGTTTATTCTGCCGGCCAGCAAGGGTGAGAGCGACGAAGGCGTCACCAACGCCCTGATGCAGGCTTACCGGGCCTTTGAAACCATTTATGAGATTCATATTCCCGAAGACGCCAAAACCACGGGTACCCTGGCTGATCTTGGGGTGCAGACCCGATACCTGGTCACGGCGGTGGCCGTGGGGCACGCCGCTGAAAAAGACAAAAATTTCGTGCCCAGAAGTTCAGAGGAACTCCGGCCCGGAGATGATCTTGCGGTCGTGGGCCGGCGCAAAAACGTCATGAAAATGGCCGACGAAATGGGCTGGGAAGTAAAAGACACCCTGGAGTCTTTTGCCGAAACCCTTTCCAGAACCAGTGCGGGCATGGCCGAAACCATTGTTTCCCCCAGATCCGAGCTCATCGGCAAGACCATGAGCGAAGTGGATTTCAAAACGATTTACGGAGTCACGCCCCTGGCCCTTTTCAAGGGCAACCGGATTTACTATTCCGGCTTGACGCATATCACGCTAAACATGGGCGACACGCTTCTGCTGTTTGGCCCATGGGAGCGGTTTCACATCCTGAAAAATCATCCCCAGCCCAGATCCCTGACCTTTTCCACGCCCCTTGAGGGTGAAATCCTCCGGCCGGAAAAAGCCAAGCTGGCCCTGGTATGGCTCGGGGTGGCCCTGCTGCAGGTGATTTTTTTGAAAATGCAGCTCTCCGTGGCGTTGATGTCCGGAGCCCTGGGTATGATCATTACCGGGGTGTTGAAAATTGATGAGGCCTACAGGGCCGTTGACTGGATGACCGTTTTTCTGCTGGCGGGCCTGATCCCCCTGGGCATGGCTTTTGAGCAGACAGGCACGGCGGCTTATATTGCCGAAGGTGTGCTCGGGGTGCTCGGCGAGCCTGCCCCCATTGTGCTTTTGGGCGTCATCGGCCTGATGACCTCGTTTTTTACACTGGTGATCTCCAATGTCGGGGCAACGGTGCTGCTGGTGCCCCTGTGCATGAACATGGCCATGATGGCCGGGGGTGATCCGCGGATGGCAGCCCTGGTTGTGGGACTGTCTGCCTCCAATACCTTTGTGCTGCCCACCCACCAGGTCAATGCGCTGGTCATGCGGCCGGGCAGTTACCGAACAGTGGATTATGCAAAGGCCGGAGCCGGCATGACGGTTCTGTTTCTTGCAGTGGAACTTGCGGTGCTATATTTCTTCTACGGCATTTAA
- a CDS encoding sigma-54-dependent transcriptional regulator, producing the protein MKTRVLLVDDEQQFVEQLSERLKIRDYDVSVCFSGEEAVENIRQYLYDVVILDVAMPGMDGNEVLKRIKQHRPLTEVIMLTGHATVESAIDGMKQGAFDYLMKPCDTEELVKKIHNAYQRKAEQEERIRAAKTERYSTSPWSALEDK; encoded by the coding sequence ATGAAAACAAGGGTACTGCTTGTTGATGATGAGCAGCAGTTTGTTGAACAGCTCTCGGAACGCTTGAAAATCCGGGACTATGATGTCAGCGTCTGCTTCAGCGGCGAGGAGGCGGTGGAAAACATCCGGCAGTATCTCTATGATGTTGTCATCCTGGATGTGGCAATGCCCGGAATGGATGGAAACGAGGTGCTAAAGCGAATCAAGCAGCATCGCCCCCTGACCGAGGTCATCATGTTAACCGGACACGCCACTGTGGAATCAGCAATTGACGGGATGAAACAGGGCGCGTTTGACTACCTGATGAAACCCTGTGACACCGAAGAGCTGGTAAAAAAAATCCACAACGCCTATCAGCGAAAAGCCGAGCAGGAAGAGCGGATCCGGGCAGCCAAAACCGAGCGTTACAGCACTTCGCCGTGGTCGGCGCTGGAAGACAAGTAA